In a genomic window of Thermosynechococcus sp. CL-1:
- a CDS encoding methyl-accepting chemotaxis protein: protein MNETVNIQLSAAATLADLPYFSYQVSPETISEEVADEFQRYPELPGVLVVAGNRVIGMISKVKFFERMSKQFGRDLYLPRPIKLIPEIAAPQVPPLVLMARTPVEEAVEQALSRPPAFVYEPVVVRKGKQLVLVDMRVILIAQAQVLSKKNLFIQQQHLHTQQLLEKLKVEKERNQDYAKRLESELTRTQQMNEALEQQERSVREQAERIAQLNQRFVSISQVLSQRGRKAFQQTFTGVNQISRHTAEVYRLSERLKQDVEIIDQATHQIAEITRQVKHLAVQAGLIASRSGQQMAGFDFISEAINKLANQVVFANQQVEEMANHFRHHIREVVESTASGEKIARSLLSQVEDTQQAIQELQALLNAEEVSTDYEEMPTAAVA, encoded by the coding sequence ATGAATGAGACAGTCAATATCCAACTGTCCGCAGCCGCTACGTTGGCTGACTTACCCTATTTTTCCTATCAGGTTTCCCCTGAAACCATCTCTGAAGAAGTGGCTGACGAATTTCAACGTTACCCTGAGCTACCGGGGGTCCTAGTGGTGGCAGGCAATCGCGTCATCGGCATGATCTCCAAGGTCAAGTTTTTTGAGCGCATGAGTAAGCAGTTTGGTCGCGATCTCTACTTGCCGCGCCCGATCAAATTGATTCCAGAAATTGCCGCCCCCCAAGTACCGCCCCTTGTCTTGATGGCACGCACTCCCGTCGAAGAAGCCGTGGAACAGGCCTTGAGTCGCCCCCCCGCCTTTGTCTACGAACCCGTGGTCGTGCGTAAGGGCAAGCAACTGGTGTTGGTGGATATGCGGGTGATCCTGATTGCCCAAGCGCAAGTGCTGAGCAAGAAAAATCTCTTCATTCAGCAGCAGCACCTCCACACCCAGCAACTCCTTGAGAAGTTAAAGGTGGAAAAAGAGCGGAACCAAGACTATGCCAAGCGCCTTGAAAGCGAGCTGACCCGCACCCAACAGATGAACGAAGCCCTAGAGCAGCAGGAGCGCTCTGTGCGTGAGCAAGCGGAGCGGATTGCCCAACTCAATCAACGGTTCGTCTCCATTAGCCAAGTTCTTTCCCAGCGGGGGCGCAAAGCCTTTCAGCAAACATTCACCGGGGTTAACCAAATTAGCCGTCACACAGCGGAGGTTTATCGCCTCAGCGAACGGCTGAAACAGGACGTGGAAATTATCGACCAAGCCACCCATCAAATTGCTGAGATTACCCGTCAGGTGAAACACCTTGCGGTGCAGGCGGGGCTGATTGCCAGTCGCAGTGGCCAGCAGATGGCTGGTTTCGATTTTATCAGTGAGGCAATTAACAAATTGGCCAACCAAGTGGTCTTTGCCAACCAACAAGTAGAGGAAATGGCCAATCATTTTCGCCATCACATTCGCGAGGTTGTAGAGTCCACCGCCTCTGGGGAAAAAATCGCGCGATCGCTCCTCAGTCAAGTGGAAGATACGCAGCAAGCCATCCAAGAACTGCAAGCGCTCCTGAATGCTGAGGAAGTCTCTACGGACTATGAGGAGATGCCGACAGCTGCGGTTGCTTAG
- a CDS encoding isoaspartyl peptidase/L-asparaginase, whose amino-acid sequence MPKPTVILHGGAGSSLQDKGGLIPVRQSLHTIVSQVVQALKEGATAIEAVVLGCRLLEDEPRFNAGTGSVLQSDGQIRMSASLMDGQRQSLSGVINVSRVKNPIDLAHWLQQCPDRILSDVGAAELARELGIPVYQPLTDQRLYEWLEERKGNFQKSMAGVVAEEARRGTIGVVVLDQQGHLAVGTSTGGKGFERIGRVSDSATPAGNYANSLAAVSCTGIGEDILDEALATRIVVRVTDGLSLEAAFEKSFREAASRQRDFGAIGLDHRGAIAWGKTCDVLLAAYWDGTTIGDTLELPPGLQVGSQK is encoded by the coding sequence ATGCCCAAACCCACTGTTATTCTCCATGGCGGCGCCGGCAGCTCGCTCCAAGACAAAGGCGGTCTCATTCCCGTCCGCCAATCCCTGCATACCATTGTCAGCCAAGTGGTTCAGGCCCTAAAAGAAGGGGCAACGGCGATTGAGGCAGTGGTTTTGGGGTGTCGGCTCCTAGAGGATGAACCGCGCTTTAATGCAGGCACGGGGTCTGTGCTGCAATCGGACGGTCAAATTCGCATGAGTGCCTCGCTCATGGATGGGCAGCGGCAGAGCCTCAGCGGTGTCATTAATGTCTCACGGGTGAAAAATCCCATTGATCTTGCCCACTGGCTGCAACAGTGCCCTGACCGTATTCTGTCCGATGTGGGAGCAGCAGAACTGGCTCGTGAGCTAGGGATTCCTGTGTATCAACCCCTCACGGATCAGCGACTCTACGAGTGGCTCGAGGAACGCAAAGGCAATTTCCAAAAATCGATGGCCGGAGTCGTGGCCGAGGAGGCAAGGCGGGGCACGATTGGTGTTGTGGTTTTAGATCAGCAGGGACACTTGGCCGTGGGGACTTCCACTGGCGGCAAGGGCTTTGAGCGCATTGGGCGGGTGAGTGACTCCGCAACCCCAGCCGGCAACTATGCCAACAGCTTAGCAGCAGTCAGTTGTACTGGCATTGGTGAGGATATTCTTGATGAGGCGCTGGCCACGCGGATTGTGGTGCGGGTAACCGATGGCTTGTCCCTAGAGGCGGCCTTTGAAAAATCCTTCCGCGAAGCCGCTAGTCGGCAACGCGATTTTGGCGCCATTGGCCTCGACCATCGGGGGGCGATCGCCTGGGGCAAAACCTGTGATGTCCTGCTGGCGGCCTACTGGGATGGAACGACCATTGGCGATACCTTGGAATTACCACCGGGGCTACAGGTGGGCAGTCAAAAATAA